In the Mytilus galloprovincialis chromosome 10, xbMytGall1.hap1.1, whole genome shotgun sequence genome, one interval contains:
- the LOC143049862 gene encoding uncharacterized protein LOC143049862 codes for MAIVERFDLLFSLGKFDQCNRLIEENTTKGDNLQNQWIISCNMISSQFMSTYVKDNNISDVKTKPNQQYIKELQTIISQIRSAPLNMAQLQLELSALYNLCFIRIQTENVGCLYDHQFLQIIKETLIRVIGQQDWRHCGLHQDTTELLFLALQQVHDDRILSPLVSLCCLWIVVNCRQTKTDSMVQLVDKCVTLHGLKNLELPPLTLLPLSLMLTGQHYIDTPSVTDIVYMTAGMAYFRKDDSRAKEYLNQVESPEFKGYTAYLKACQDYYREKYVEVLTTLAIDHTDMTSRLKALHCHLFGLALSKLEKHQCAIQKFREALEHDFCFLLPLYNISLEYRSLGMTLAELESLNLLSTALQNGDIKPTDYSQDMFTQITHETNGEVTLCQVLYTLACRCSQLNMYEDASQRYLDLLVYLNDTSTIQISGNSLVTVPRIQSIYLEAIKCLHESKNYNDCVAVCDQVLSCLPSGSQNSSFSFLNQLEIDQISCDTGLTGIVDISDIEPDQLEGGSSQEGSKRKRQHSSELKTKDTECDSNVLVLLYKADCFVFLEKIETALHCLDKCVGKIPFSDDLGKGTRPQQQIKRRRLDSSGEESSQLKDTLPVNDLQKLASSVYCHLGVAVATRGQNKDALHFLRISLRLNQGNLDALYNHAVVLWTGNKRQAAVDWCQGRDIETVSDSFHLSGLLRQKQNKLRSLTGKDSFPEKEVTLCNTITDEHLLKLDVLCLNYLLSGHK; via the exons ATGGCTATAGTTGAAAGGTTTGATTTACTTTTTTCCCTTGGAAAATTTGACCAGTGCAATCGCCTGATAGAGGAGAATACCACTAAGGGAGATAACCTCCAGAATCAATGGATCATTTCCTGTAACATGATATCATCACAATTCATGTCA ACTTATGTAAAGGACAACAACATCAGTGATGTGAAAACCAAACCAAACCAACAGTACATTAAAGAACTACAAACTATAATCAGCCAGATCAGAA GTGCACCATTGAACATGGCACAGTTACAGCTTGAGTTGTCTGCCCTTTATAATCTGTGTTTTATTAGAATACAAACAGAGAATGTAGGTTGTCTGTATGATCACCAATTTCTGCAAATTATCAAAGAAACATTGATACGTG TTATTGGACAACAAGACTGGAGACATTGTGGTTTACATCAAGATACAACAGAGTTACTGTTCCTGGCTTTACAGCAAGTGCATGATG acAGAATTTTGTCACCGTTAGTAAGTCTGTGTTGTTTATGGATCGTGGTTAACTGCAGACAGACCAAGACAGACAGTATGGTACAGTTAGTGGATAAATGTGTGACTCTACATGGTTTAAAG aatttgGAGTTACCTCCCTTAACTCTCCTTCCTCTCTCCCTAATGCTGACAGGACAACACTATATTGACACACCATCAGTGACTGACATAGTCTACATGACAGCTGGCATGGCTTACTTCAGAAAGGATGACTCAAGGGCAAAGGAATACCTGAATCAAGTTGAATCACCAGAGTTCAAAGGTTATACTGCATATCTAAAAG CATGCCAAGATTACTACAGAGAGAAGTATGTAGAAGTATTAACCACTCTGGCCATTGACCACACTGATATGACCAGTAGATTGAAGGCTCTGCATTGTCATTTGTTTGGTTTAGCATTGTCTAAACTG GAAAAGCATCAGTGTGCAATACAGAAGTTTAGAGAGGCTTTAGAACATGATTTCTGTTTCCTACTACCACTATATAACATATCTCTAGAATACAGATCACTTGGGATGACACTGGCTGAGTTAGAATCACTTAACCTATTGTCTACA GCACTACAGAATGGTGATATTAAACCAACAGATTACAGTCAGGATATGTTTACACAGATAACACATGAGACCAATGGAGAAGTAACACTGTGTCAAGTCCTGTATACACTGGCATGTAGATGTTCACAGCTCAATAT GTACGAAGATGCGTCTCAGAGATATCTGGATTTACTTGTGTACTTAAATGACACCAGTACTATACAG ATTTCTGGAAATAGTTTGGTAACGGTTCCCAGGATTCAAAGCATTTATCTTGAAGCTATAAAATGTCTTCATGAGTCTAAAAATTATAATGACTGTGTAGCAGTTTGTGATCAAGTCCTGAGTTGTCTCCCCTCTGGATCCCAGAATTCATCATTCAGCTTCCTTAACCAATTAGAAATTGATCAGATTTCATGTGACACAGGTTTAACTGGAATTGTGGATATAAGTGACATAGAACCTGACCAACTAGAAGGAGGTAGTTCACAAGAAGGCAGCAAGAGAAAAAGACAACATTCTTCAGAACTAAAAACAAAAGATACAGAGTGTGACAGCAATGTTTTGGTTCTTTTATACAAGGCTGATTGTTTTGTGTTTCTAGAAAAAATTGAAACAGCTTTGCATTGCCTAGACAA gtgtgtTGGTAAAATTCCCTTCAGTGATGATTTAGGGAAAGGGACCAGACCTCAGCAACAAATTAAACGCCGAAGATTAGATTCCAGTGGTGAGGAAAGTTCACAGCTCAAGGACACATTACCTGTCAATGACCTTCAAAAATTAGCATCATCTGTATATTGTCATTTAGGTGTTGCTGTGGCAACCAGAGGTCAAAATAAAGATGCCTTACATTTTCTCAGGATTTCACTAAGACTTAATCAAG gaaatttaGATGCCCTATATAACCATGCAGTAGTGTTGTGGACAGGCAACAAAAGACAAGCTGCTGTTGACTGGTGTCAAGGTCGTGACATTGAGACAGTTTCTGACAGTTTTCATTTGTCAGGTTTACTCCgacagaaacaaaacaaattgaG